Proteins encoded together in one Merismopedia glauca CCAP 1448/3 window:
- a CDS encoding tetratricopeptide repeat protein: MRQVLLVFSLWLVITSSWLVSPDAIALTRSVAIAQSLPNSIPVVGESELQLGDELTQKAFQATNIGDFATAERYWTQLIELFPQNPAIWSNRGNSLVSQNKLEEAISDYNRSIELAPNMTDPYLNRGTALEALGKRDEAISDYNHILEIDPEDAMAYNNRGNAKAGLGKWDEAIADYQKCTEIAPDFAFARASYALSLYQIGQQDEAIKALRNTARKYSQFADVRAALSAALWAKGQQGEAESNWVAVMGLDRRYKDINWVKNIRRWPPAMVAALDKFLQVK, translated from the coding sequence ATGCGTCAAGTTTTATTAGTATTTAGCTTATGGTTGGTAATTACTAGTAGTTGGTTAGTGTCTCCAGACGCAATTGCGCTAACGCGCAGCGTTGCGATCGCTCAAAGTTTACCAAATTCTATTCCAGTAGTGGGTGAATCTGAGTTACAATTAGGAGATGAATTAACTCAAAAAGCTTTTCAAGCCACCAACATCGGTGATTTTGCCACGGCAGAACGTTACTGGACTCAATTAATTGAACTATTTCCTCAAAACCCAGCTATTTGGAGCAATCGAGGGAATTCACTGGTGAGTCAAAACAAGTTAGAAGAGGCTATTTCTGATTATAATCGCTCCATTGAATTAGCTCCTAATATGACCGATCCTTATCTCAATCGCGGTACAGCTTTAGAAGCTTTAGGGAAAAGAGATGAGGCTATTTCTGACTATAACCATATCTTAGAAATCGATCCAGAAGATGCAATGGCATATAACAATCGGGGTAATGCTAAAGCAGGTTTAGGTAAATGGGATGAGGCGATCGCAGATTATCAAAAGTGTACAGAAATTGCTCCTGATTTTGCCTTTGCTCGTGCTAGTTATGCCCTGAGTTTATATCAAATTGGTCAACAAGATGAAGCAATCAAAGCTCTGCGAAATACTGCTCGAAAATACTCTCAATTTGCTGATGTGAGAGCCGCTTTAAGTGCTGCTTTATGGGCAAAAGGACAACAAGGAGAAGCGGAAAGTAACTGGGTAGCAGTTATGGGTTTAGATCGACGTTACAAGGATATTAATTGGGTCAAAAATATTCGCCGTTGGCCACCTGCAATGGTAGCTGCTTTGGACAAGTTTTTGCAAGTTAAATAA
- a CDS encoding DcrB-related protein — protein MLRCYGTGSVCASADDSKNSSSPTDTLNQEIIINSETLSKPLLLEEYSRELINRIKQRVSNFQLLEKCDTDIKLTGSPTQTICYQAQENGANIKYLLAVSLHVDRAYYLIYRSELSQYDRSLNSAKNVFRSFQIVEP, from the coding sequence GTGCTACGGTGCTACGGTACGGGTTCGGTTTGTGCATCAGCAGATGATTCTAAAAATAGCTCTAGTCCTACTGATACACTTAATCAAGAAATAATTATCAACTCTGAAACCTTAAGCAAACCTCTTTTATTAGAAGAATATAGCCGCGAACTAATTAATAGAATTAAACAAAGAGTAAGCAATTTCCAACTTTTAGAAAAGTGCGATACTGATATTAAACTAACTGGTAGTCCTACTCAAACAATATGTTATCAAGCTCAAGAAAATGGTGCTAATATCAAATATCTCTTAGCTGTAAGTTTGCACGTAGATAGAGCCTATTATTTAATCTACCGATCTGAACTTAGTCAATACGATCGCTCTTTGAATTCGGCTAAGAATGTATTTCGTTCTTTCCAAATAGTTGAACCATAG